The Winogradskyella schleiferi genome has a window encoding:
- a CDS encoding HAL/PAL/TAL family ammonia-lyase, protein MVKLKGELRIEDFYNIIFESQSIQMDDTVLDTVEKSFVFLRDFSQNKTIYGVNTGFGPMAQYKIADSDRIKLQYNLIRSHASGTGNPIQPQYVKAAMLARLNTLSLGKSGAHKSVIDLMTELINRDITPLIYEHGGVGASGDLVQLAHLALVLIGEGEVFYKNELRPTKEVFEIEKLEPIKVVLREGLALMNGTSVMTGVGIVNTINTRRLLNWAILCSSAINEIVEAYDDHLSFELNQAKQHKGQREIAKQMRSHLSDSKLTRKREEYLYNKNPDVTVFEEKVQEYYSLRCVPQILGPVLDTLNNIERILIEEVNSANDNPIIDVEKQHVYHGGNFHGDYVSLEMDKLKLVVTKMSMLAERQLNYLLNPSLNKILPAFVNLGTLGLNFGMQGVQFTATSTTAENQMLSNPMYVHSIPNNNDNQDIVSMGTNAALITKKVIENAFEVVAIEMITIIQAIEYLNAQDKVSSKTKKMYDEIRKLVPIFTEDVVMYPYVNEVKAFIMDHKNNIV, encoded by the coding sequence ATGGTAAAACTTAAAGGGGAATTAAGAATCGAGGATTTTTACAACATTATATTCGAATCCCAATCTATTCAAATGGATGATACTGTATTAGATACAGTTGAAAAGAGCTTTGTGTTTTTAAGAGATTTTTCTCAAAATAAAACCATCTATGGTGTTAATACAGGATTTGGACCTATGGCTCAATACAAAATTGCCGATTCAGATCGTATAAAATTACAATACAATTTAATAAGAAGTCATGCGTCTGGTACGGGTAATCCAATTCAACCACAGTATGTAAAAGCAGCAATGCTAGCAAGATTAAACACTTTATCCTTAGGTAAATCTGGAGCTCATAAATCGGTTATTGATCTCATGACCGAATTAATAAACCGGGACATTACGCCTTTAATTTACGAGCATGGTGGTGTTGGTGCAAGTGGAGATTTGGTTCAATTAGCACATTTAGCCTTAGTTTTAATTGGTGAAGGTGAAGTGTTTTATAAAAATGAACTGCGACCTACAAAGGAGGTTTTTGAAATTGAAAAACTTGAACCGATTAAAGTGGTTTTAAGAGAGGGATTAGCCTTAATGAATGGTACGTCTGTTATGACAGGTGTAGGTATTGTAAATACTATTAATACAAGACGTTTATTAAATTGGGCCATTCTATGTTCATCTGCTATAAATGAAATTGTAGAAGCCTATGATGATCATTTGTCTTTTGAATTAAACCAAGCAAAACAGCATAAAGGTCAGCGTGAAATAGCGAAACAAATGCGATCCCATTTAAGTGATAGCAAACTCACTAGAAAACGTGAAGAATATTTATACAATAAAAACCCAGATGTTACTGTATTTGAAGAAAAAGTACAAGAATATTATTCCTTGCGATGTGTGCCTCAAATATTAGGGCCAGTTTTGGATACTTTAAATAATATAGAGCGCATTTTAATAGAAGAAGTAAACTCTGCTAACGATAATCCTATTATTGATGTTGAAAAACAACATGTTTATCATGGCGGGAATTTCCACGGCGATTATGTATCCTTAGAGATGGATAAACTAAAATTGGTCGTTACCAAAATGAGCATGTTAGCAGAACGCCAATTGAATTATTTACTAAATCCTAGTCTTAATAAAATACTTCCTGCTTTTGTCAACCTTGGAACTTTAGGGTTAAATTTCGGGATGCAAGGTGTGCAATTTACAGCAACCTCTACTACGGCAGAAAACCAAATGCTATCCAATCCGATGTATGTCCATAGTATTCCGAACAACAATGACAATCAAGATATTGTGAGTATGGGAACTAATGCGGCTCTTATTACAAAAAAAGTTATTGAGAATGCTTTTGAAGTTGTCGCGATAGAAATGATCACCATTATACAAGCCATTGAGTATTTAAACGCACAAGACAAAGTATCTTCAAAAACGAAGAAAATGTATGATGAAATCCGAAAATTAGTTCCTATATTTACGGAAGACGTTGTTATGTATCCTTATGTAAATGAGGTAAAAGCATTTATCATGGATCACAAAAATAACATTGTGTGA
- a CDS encoding WG repeat-containing protein: protein MKTKHLLLVILLQSIFSINAQELALVRENDLFGYINKSGEYAIKPQFQKAASFSGKYAAAFQGDQWGLIDTSGNWVLQPEYDKVKDFNSGYVLVLKDDQWNYVNPSGEKLKTPVTEKYYDFEDGVALYRNNKKLGLLGTDGKLLLEPTYDVIKPFVNGYARVRNDDNWGMIDNKGNIFIPLEYDELGDYNSQGVGARKGESFGIVVDKKLNIISGADKVWDFTDDSDLTYARSDKKMGFVNNKGEWVIKPTFKKVRAFNNGLAPALNEKLWGYINEKGEKVIDYLYRDAETFSASGLAPVKEKKLWGFIDKSGKTIIAAEYDITAGGFSIFSKNNIKGFHNGLARVKKDKEWGFLDTDGKPLGGKWYQNVELFVDTTK, encoded by the coding sequence ATGAAAACTAAACACTTATTATTAGTCATACTTCTTCAAAGTATTTTCTCAATTAATGCACAAGAATTAGCATTGGTTAGGGAAAATGATTTATTCGGTTATATCAATAAGTCAGGAGAGTATGCCATTAAACCTCAGTTTCAAAAAGCAGCTAGTTTTTCTGGTAAGTATGCAGCAGCATTTCAAGGCGATCAATGGGGACTTATAGACACTTCGGGAAATTGGGTGCTTCAACCAGAATACGATAAAGTAAAAGATTTTAATTCTGGTTATGTTTTAGTGCTTAAAGATGACCAATGGAATTATGTTAATCCTTCAGGAGAAAAATTAAAAACTCCGGTAACAGAGAAATATTATGATTTCGAGGATGGTGTCGCTTTGTACAGAAACAATAAAAAGTTGGGGCTTTTAGGTACCGATGGCAAACTCCTTCTAGAACCTACTTACGATGTTATCAAACCATTTGTCAATGGCTATGCAAGAGTTCGGAATGATGATAATTGGGGAATGATAGATAACAAAGGCAACATATTTATTCCGTTGGAATACGATGAGTTAGGCGATTATAATAGCCAAGGTGTCGGCGCTAGAAAAGGAGAATCTTTTGGTATTGTAGTAGATAAGAAACTCAATATCATTAGTGGAGCTGACAAAGTTTGGGACTTTACGGATGATTCTGACTTAACCTATGCACGGAGCGATAAAAAAATGGGATTTGTCAATAATAAAGGCGAATGGGTTATTAAGCCGACTTTCAAAAAAGTGAGAGCATTTAATAACGGATTAGCTCCAGCGCTTAATGAAAAACTTTGGGGTTATATTAATGAGAAAGGAGAAAAAGTAATCGACTATTTATATAGAGACGCTGAAACTTTTTCAGCCAGTGGCTTAGCGCCTGTAAAAGAGAAAAAATTATGGGGTTTTATAGATAAATCAGGTAAAACAATTATTGCCGCTGAATACGATATAACCGCAGGAGGTTTTTCTATTTTTAGTAAAAATAATATTAAAGGATTTCACAACGGGTTAGCTCGTGTAAAGAAAGATAAAGAATGGGGCTTTTTAGATACTGACGGGAAACCATTGGGTGGAAAATGGTACCAAAATGTTGAATTATTTGTTGATACAACAAAATAA
- the fabG gene encoding 3-oxoacyl-ACP reductase FabG has translation MNEKEQVTKCALITGGSRGIGKSICIQLAKDSDYHILINYQNNKEAALDTLEAVKKAGGTGELLQFNVVDNQAVKSILDNWLDNNKSSIIEVIVNNAGITKDGLFMWMSQDDWNNVINTSLNGFFNVTNHLIQKLLVQKYGRIINMVSLSGLKGTAGQTNYSAAKGAVIAATKALAQEIAKRNITVNAVAPGFIKTDMTGDLDEKELKKMVPANRFGNPEEVAHLVSFLASKNASYITGEVININGGLYS, from the coding sequence ATGAACGAAAAAGAACAGGTAACCAAGTGTGCTTTAATAACAGGAGGCTCTAGAGGTATTGGCAAATCAATATGTATACAACTAGCAAAAGATTCCGATTATCATATATTAATTAACTATCAAAACAATAAAGAAGCTGCTTTAGATACTTTGGAAGCCGTAAAAAAAGCTGGCGGAACTGGTGAGTTATTACAATTTAATGTTGTGGATAACCAAGCCGTTAAATCTATATTGGATAATTGGCTAGACAACAATAAAAGTTCCATTATCGAAGTGATTGTTAACAATGCAGGCATCACTAAAGATGGATTGTTCATGTGGATGTCCCAAGACGATTGGAACAATGTTATTAATACCAGTCTTAACGGTTTTTTTAATGTTACCAATCATTTGATTCAAAAATTATTGGTTCAAAAGTATGGGCGTATTATTAATATGGTTTCACTTTCTGGCTTAAAAGGAACAGCTGGTCAAACTAACTACTCTGCAGCAAAGGGCGCTGTAATTGCAGCAACCAAAGCTTTGGCCCAGGAAATTGCCAAACGTAATATTACCGTAAATGCTGTGGCACCAGGATTCATTAAAACGGACATGACTGGTGATTTAGATGAAAAGGAATTAAAAAAAATGGTACCAGCAAATCGTTTTGGTAACCCAGAAGAAGTGGCACATTTAGTGTCTTTTCTAGCCTCTAAAAATGCCTCTTATATTACAGGAGAAGTTATAAATATTAATGGAGGTCTTTACTCTTAA